CAGCCTCGGAGGCTTCAGCGACATCCTTCCTACGCTCGATACTGGCGAGGCTTTGGTTGTTGGCGATGCCAGCTTATTGCCAAGCCGTATCAGAATCGACGAACCACAGAATAAGCCGAATAGCGGAACAGTGAATTTTTGGGATGAATGGCAGATCCCAGTCGAAGAAAATCGGCTAATGATTGCTGTTGACAACTGGCGAAAGCAAAATATTCAGTAATAACACTTTTATTAGAGTGGGTACTATTTGAAATGGGTTATTGCTTTCCGCCACGCGAAAAATAAATGCGAAGCAATAACCTTTTCATTTTATTTTTACAAGGGCTAATCGGTTTTTTGTGTACATATAGCGAGTTTTTTGGAGGAGAAGGATGAGGGATGTATTCAAGGATCTCAACGATGAAGATTGGGAGAATTTTGCTCAAGATGTCCTTTTTCATCTTGGCTACACAATAGCTTTAGGGCCATCTGTGGGACGCGATGATGGAGTGGATCTTATTGTAGAGAAAGGTGGACAGAGGTTTATTGTAAGCTGCAAACATCATCAGAAGGCTATTGGTGTTTCGCAGGAGAAAGATATACGAGATCGCATGGAGCTTAATTTATGCTCTGGGTTCATCGCGTTCTACTCATCATCAGTAACTTCAGGCCTGAAGAAAAAGTTTAACAAGCTTCGCGAGCTTGATTTTAAAGTGGTTGAGTACTACAGGATAAACATCCTAGACATAATTCCCACTATGATGGGATTTGTTCTGGAAAAGTACTTCAAACAAGTGCATGATCTATACCACCATGTCAATACAGGTATGGTTTACAAGCCGCTACCTTGCGTAATGGAGTGTGGATGTAATGATATTTTATCAAAGGAGGCTCTTCCTTGGTCAATGGTTACCCTTGTAAAAAAGGGTAATAAATTATGCTTTGAGTATGGCTGTAAAGAATGCCTCGGGAATTATCCTGAACATAATATTGGTTTCTTCGAACCCGAAATAATAGGTAGATTCGATTTTGTAGAAATATATTGGATGGAGTTGTCGCAGATTCGTTTTTTTGAGGAATACTTCAAGTGGCGAGACTTAATTGACTTATGCCTCGAATATCTCGAAGTTGTCCCTGACGACG
This is a stretch of genomic DNA from Brenneria rubrifaciens. It encodes these proteins:
- a CDS encoding restriction endonuclease, translated to MRDVFKDLNDEDWENFAQDVLFHLGYTIALGPSVGRDDGVDLIVEKGGQRFIVSCKHHQKAIGVSQEKDIRDRMELNLCSGFIAFYSSSVTSGLKKKFNKLRELDFKVVEYYRINILDIIPTMMGFVLEKYFKQVHDLYHHVNTGMVYKPLPCVMECGCNDILSKEALPWSMVTLVKKGNKLCFEYGCKECLGNYPEHNIGFFEPEIIGRFDFVEIYWMELSQIRFFEEYFKWRDLIDLCLEYLEVVPDDDFYKNFSIFNMALMQIMVPQGWGVWLPAEYEVTTISLMSI